The Nostoc sp. PCC 7524 nucleotide sequence GCAGAGTTTGCATAACCTTATTAGGGAGATTTGCTGTAGCTAAAATATCAAAATTCATGAGCCTCTGTCTCTCAGATTGCCATAGGACGGGCTTTTTTGAACCATTCGATCTGAAAAATATATGAATAGCGATCGCTCTATCTATAAAGATAAATGGCGATCGCTCTTTGATGAATACTACGGTGATGCGTTGCTGGTAATCCTTGTCTTTGTTGTCTCCTTCCCTACCTTCTTGATTTGGTGAGCAGCAAACCCACGCCAATAAAAAACACGGTAGCTAAAACACTCAATAATAAAGATGCGTCAAAGGGATGGGGTTGGTTATCAGGAGATATGGCTGCTAGGAGTTGACTGATTTTGTCGATGTGTTGGACGATTACGCCAGAAACAATTGCGCCGCTACCAAAGCCGATACCGAATATTTGAACTGTGCGTTCTAGGGAGCGATCGCTCTCTGCTTGTTCTATTTCCACTATGCCACGAATTGAGTCTATCGCTTTACTTAATAATTCTGAACCGTGGCGAAAATAACCTACATCACCATTGATTTATCGTTGGAAATATGTACAACTCTGGAACGTGCTGATAATTAGCTAATTGGCTCTTGCTCCCCTTCCCTACAAGGGAAGGGGTTGGGGGTTAGGTTTGAGAGAAAGTTGCACACGGCGTTACACTACATTTTTTGTCAAGGATTAACTTTAGACTAACGGTAACAATCAACCTTCCTCAATTTGGATTAAGAACTTGAAATTCCTGGGAGTTTAATGACACCACAATATTTTCCATCTCCACTTGGATGAGCCAACGGTTGGTTGATTGTCCATCTGCAAGCGACTCCCGCCCACAAACTACGCCAACCTTTCCGGCTACATATGCTGGACGTAGAATTAAAACTTTGTCTCCGACTTGAATACTTTTTGGAATATGCAACAGATCTCCTACCAATCCTAATTCTAAAAGAGTGGAGTTATACAAGTAAAACTAGGTATGTTTTCTCATCTTTATTTTAATCAAAATTGGGTTTTTTAATAATCTTCTCTTAACCAAAGTGTATATTCATTTCTTGACTTTCTCATTTTGCCACTTTTACCATCCTCCTGACTGTTGCGAGCTAGAAGAGAACGATATTAGCGTATAGTGAAGAGCGTAGTTGTGAACTTAGGGTGGCAATGCTGAAGTTTTACTACAATCCCATTTCTATCAATGCGCGTCGTGTTTGGGTGGCATTACTGGAAAAACAAATTCCCTTTGAGCCATGTCTAGTAAGTCTAGATGGGGATCAGTTTCAAGAAAACTTCACGGCCATTAATCCCCTCCAGCGTGTCCCTGTGATAGTGGATGAGGTATTGCGCGTGGTGGAATCTCTGGCGATTTTAGATTATTTAGAAGCGAAGTATCCCACGCCATCCTTGATGCCTAGTGAGCCGCAAGCGATCGCTACAATTCGTATGGTAGAAATGATTACACTCAATGAGTTGCAACCTGCTACTATGCTATTAACTCGGCAATTAGTCGAGTTGGACACCGATACTCAAAAGTTAGAGTTTGCCCAACAGCGCATAGCGGCAGCTGTACAGTTTTACGAAAATCTTTTAGGAGAACAAACTTACTTTGCTGGCGAAGATTTCACCCTAGCAGAAGTGGTTGCTGGGACATTAATTCCTTCTTTGCCCATGTTTGGCTTCTCCTTTGAGACGTACCCCCGTTTATTAGCATGGGCAGAACGACTAGAAGCACGGGAAAGTTGGCAAAACACTACTCCCAGCATGGAAGCTGTGATGGCTGCTATCCCCAACATCAAGGCAATTATCGAACGCCGGACTTGATGATATTTTACTCATGAGCAAGTTTCTCGCAGTAAGGCTCGAAATCCCGCTTGTTGAAAATGCTCATTAGCTGTGAGAGCTTCCGTAATTCCACAGAATTGCATCACAATAAAGGATACACAATCAACAAATCCCCACTCTTTGTCAGGGCTTTCACAGTATAACTGGAAAGCTCTTTCATATAATTCCTGAGATAAAGGAACAATTTCTACCTTGGGATCAACGGCTAGAGAATTTAACAGCATGATCGCCTCATAACGATGAGGTTTTTGACACAGGATATTACCTATTTCCAGCATCACTGTCTGTGTCGTAATCAGGCGTGTATCGGCTGTTTCTAACAACTTAGCCAAGTGTACAGCTCGTTGATGCAAATGATCTTGGGGTGCAGCTAAAGCAATTGCAAATGAGGTATCAAGAAACACTTCAGGTTTCATGCAGAATTCCCTGACCGTAAAAATACTTGTCAATGTTAGCAGACAAATCTGGCGGACTCGTCAATTGCAGCGATCGCGCCGTTGCTAAAAACGATACTGTTTCTTGAGCATCAGGTGGTAAAACTTCTATAGTTAAACGTACACGGGTATTAACTGGTAAGGCGATCGCTCCTGTAGGATAAAATGCTTTGCCATCAAACACAGCCGTAATTACTTTTTCTCCCATATTTTTTTCAAAAACGCTTCATATCTATACTATGCGGTTGTTTTAGATTCTTTCTTGGAGATGTCTATTGATCATCAGGTTCAACACCAAGCGATCGCAATTGTGCTATTAGTCTTTCAGCACGTTGTCTTTCCTGTTCAGCACGTTGTCTTTCTTGTTCGGCACGTTGTCTTTCCTGTTCAGCGCGTTGTCTTTCTTGTTCTACAGCAGTTGACACCCAGTTGCCGCTCCTGTCATACCAACGTAACCAAGGCTGTTCGACATCTTGATAGCTACCCTGCCAAACACCCAACCCCAACCCAATTTCTGGTATCCAAAAGCGTGGTTCAGTGAGTTTTATTTCCGAATAACTACCGCCATCTAATTTAAACATCCTAAATTCATATTGATAGCGGTCAAAGATAGCGTAGTAGGGAATTCGCAAACTTTGTTCATACACTTCCCATTTTCCTGGAGGTTGTTCAACATCCCGCAATTTTGTTTGTCCCAAATCTTCTTGTTCAGTACCAGGAGATAGCAATTCCACCACAATAAAAGGATTAACGCCTTCTTGCCAAACTACATAACTTAAACGCAAATTCCGTTGTTCGTAGAGACGGGAAACACCCATAACGGCAAACCAATCTGGTCGTTTATACCACAGAGGATGGCGTGGATCGTAGTAAAGATTTAAATCACTAGCAGTAAATATCTGTTCACTGGGGTAATTTGGCGGACGAAAAGTTTCGTCTAATAGGCGCGGTTGCAACAAATGAAACTGATCTGGCAAACCAGGTTCCTCTGGATCTTCACTCTTGAGATCATACATCGTGGGTAATACTTCTTTTGGGGGAAGTGGCGGGTCAGTTTGATACATGGTGCAGCAGTCCTGACTATTAGACTCTTATATTATGACTGGGGATTGGGGACTGGGGACTGGGGACTGGGTAATTTTAGATAAGTATGTTACATAAGTTGAAATTGATAGATCAGCAGGTTTGTAGTAAGGACTTTAGTCCTGACAATATTAGTTCACCCAAAGTGAGACAAATTGAAAGTCTTTGCTGCTAAATAAGCCTTGGTCACTGAGTTTCAAATCGGGAATTACTAATAAAGCCATAAATGCAAGGGTCATGAAGGGTGCAGACAATGTTGAACCTAGATGTTTTGCCCAAGCATCTAGTTCAGCATACTGCTTGGCTACGGTGTAACCATCAGCCACACTCATCAGTCCAGCCACAGGTAAGGGAAGTAGTTGTACAGTATTACCTTCAGCCACAGCAATACCTCCTTGTGCTTGCATGATGGCATTCACCGCCAGACAGATTTCTCCATCGGTTGTACCCACCGCCACGATATTATGGGAATCATGGGCAACACTAGAGGCGATCGCACCCCGTTGTAGTCTAAAATTTTTGATCAGAGCGATCGCAGGCGCTACATCCTGATAACGATTGACTACAGCTATTTTCAGGATGTCATGTTCTAAGTCTGCGGTGACTTCACCATTGTGAATATGAGCAGGTAAATGTTGTTCAGTGGTGAGTAATTGTCCGTCCCACACCTCAATTACTCTGACAGTTACACCTTTGGCAGGAAGGCGAAAATCTGCTATCTGCTTTGGTTGTGCAGCAAAGTTATTGATAGGTGCAACTTGCACAGATGGTAATAATGCTTGACCTGCTTTTGCTACCAATACACCTTGGCAATAGGTAGACTGCATCGCAAATTCTACTAAGTTATTGACCACAATCAAATCACCAGCATCTCCCACTTGCAATAAACCCACATTCAGGTTGTAGTGTCGCACTGGGTTGACACAGGCGATTTGCAATACCTTCATCACATCATGACCTAATGCTACTGAACGCCGCACGAGTTCGTTAATATGTCCCCTCACCAAATCGTCAGGATGCTTATCATCACTACAAAACATACATTTGTCGGGGTGAGAATCAATTAAGCTGTGGAGGGCGAGATAATTTTTAGCAGCTGAACCTTCACGAATGAGAATCTTCATCCCCGCCGCAATTTTGGTTAAAGCTTCCTCTAGAGTTGAGCATTCATGTTCAGTAGTGATATTTGCCGCCGCATACTTCTGCACAGCTACACCTGAAAGTGCTGGCGCGTGTCCGTCGATGGGATAGCCTAATTGATTAGCCAGCTCAATTTTTGCCATCACCTCAGTATCTTCCGCTAACACACCAGGAAAATTCATCACTTCACTGAGATAAGCAATCCTATGTTGTTGGAATAATTGACGAATTTCCTCGGCTGTGAGTGTTGCGCCTACGGTTTCAAACTGGGTGGTGGGGACACAACTAGGTGCGCCAAAAGCTATCTTAAATGGTGTTTGGGCTGCATTGGCCAACATAAAAAGCACACCAGCAATTCCCAGAACATTGGCGATTTCGTGGGGGTCGGAAACTGTGGCGACAGTACCATGCACCGTAGCTAGACGAGCAAATTCTGACGGTACAAGCATTGAGCTTTCGATGTGGACATGGGCATCAATAAAACCAGGGAGGATGTATTGCTTGTAACATTTTCCCTGTTGATGCTGAATAGAGTGAATGCGCCCGTCTGCAATGGTGACTGTACCCGGAAATATGGTTTTGTGGAGAACGTCTACAATGTTTCCGGAAATGCTAAAGGTTGACATAGCCCACCTCCGCAACTAATGGCGATCGCTCTACTTCATGATATGCCTCTAGAGTATAAATTGAACTAAGTTGTCATATTTCTAGTTAAATTCCACTCATGAGCTGCTGTACTCGCTGCAAGTTAGCATGATCCTGTTTTTGCAAATAGATGTTGATAGCCTGTGCAGAAGCTTGTTTTGCTTCCGGGATTTTTTTCAACGCCAAGAAGGAATTCCCCTTGACTTCATAGGCGACTGCATAGTTAGGATCTCTGTTAATAACGCGATCGCAATCTGCAATTGCATCCTCATATTTTTTCCGGGCTACCCTGGCTAAACTACGCTGATAGTAAGCTTCTATGTAATCTCCATCTATATCTATTGCCCGATCATAATCTTTAGTAGCATCTCTATACTCACCGATGGCGTAACGAGCCAGCCCACGGTTTAAAAATGCCCAAGCCCAGCGATCAGAATGATCAATAGCTTGATCATAATCTTTAATAGCCCCTTGATAGTCTGTTTGAGCAAAGCGGGCTAAACCTCGGTTATTGTAAGCTTTCTCAAATCTGCACCACTTAATTCTGCATTGCTGAGATTAGCATTTGCCAAGTCGGCGCGAAATAATTTAGTCCGAAATAGTTTGGCTCTACTTAAATCAGCATTTCTCAAGTCTGCACCACTTAAGTCTGCACCATTCAAGTCGGCTTGATGCAAGTTAGCTTTGTGAAGTACCACAGGTGCAGCGTAGCGGAACCTGTGGCTTCCTGTCCTGAACCAGGATCCCGGTTCATACCTAGTCTTGCAACTAGCTGATCAGGCGTAGATTTCCCTTCTTCCAAGGGTATTTTTGACTCCGAAAACAGCATCAAATTCAGAGCTGCATTAATGTCTCTGTCCCAAAAACTTTTGCATT carries:
- a CDS encoding glutathione S-transferase family protein, which codes for MLKFYYNPISINARRVWVALLEKQIPFEPCLVSLDGDQFQENFTAINPLQRVPVIVDEVLRVVESLAILDYLEAKYPTPSLMPSEPQAIATIRMVEMITLNELQPATMLLTRQLVELDTDTQKLEFAQQRIAAAVQFYENLLGEQTYFAGEDFTLAEVVAGTLIPSLPMFGFSFETYPRLLAWAERLEARESWQNTTPSMEAVMAAIPNIKAIIERRT
- a CDS encoding type II toxin-antitoxin system VapC family toxin, which translates into the protein MKPEVFLDTSFAIALAAPQDHLHQRAVHLAKLLETADTRLITTQTVMLEIGNILCQKPHRYEAIMLLNSLAVDPKVEIVPLSQELYERAFQLYCESPDKEWGFVDCVSFIVMQFCGITEALTANEHFQQAGFRALLRETCS
- a CDS encoding Uma2 family endonuclease, translating into MYQTDPPLPPKEVLPTMYDLKSEDPEEPGLPDQFHLLQPRLLDETFRPPNYPSEQIFTASDLNLYYDPRHPLWYKRPDWFAVMGVSRLYEQRNLRLSYVVWQEGVNPFIVVELLSPGTEQEDLGQTKLRDVEQPPGKWEVYEQSLRIPYYAIFDRYQYEFRMFKLDGGSYSEIKLTEPRFWIPEIGLGLGVWQGSYQDVEQPWLRWYDRSGNWVSTAVEQERQRAEQERQRAEQERQRAEQERQRAERLIAQLRSLGVEPDDQ
- the ade gene encoding adenine deaminase — its product is MSTFSISGNIVDVLHKTIFPGTVTIADGRIHSIQHQQGKCYKQYILPGFIDAHVHIESSMLVPSEFARLATVHGTVATVSDPHEIANVLGIAGVLFMLANAAQTPFKIAFGAPSCVPTTQFETVGATLTAEEIRQLFQQHRIAYLSEVMNFPGVLAEDTEVMAKIELANQLGYPIDGHAPALSGVAVQKYAAANITTEHECSTLEEALTKIAAGMKILIREGSAAKNYLALHSLIDSHPDKCMFCSDDKHPDDLVRGHINELVRRSVALGHDVMKVLQIACVNPVRHYNLNVGLLQVGDAGDLIVVNNLVEFAMQSTYCQGVLVAKAGQALLPSVQVAPINNFAAQPKQIADFRLPAKGVTVRVIEVWDGQLLTTEQHLPAHIHNGEVTADLEHDILKIAVVNRYQDVAPAIALIKNFRLQRGAIASSVAHDSHNIVAVGTTDGEICLAVNAIMQAQGGIAVAEGNTVQLLPLPVAGLMSVADGYTVAKQYAELDAWAKHLGSTLSAPFMTLAFMALLVIPDLKLSDQGLFSSKDFQFVSLWVN
- a CDS encoding pentapeptide repeat-containing protein, which translates into the protein MVLHKANLHQADLNGADLSGADLRNADLSRAKLFRTKLFRADLANANLSNAELSGADLRKLTITEV